A stretch of the Argentina anserina chromosome 6, drPotAnse1.1, whole genome shotgun sequence genome encodes the following:
- the LOC126799784 gene encoding LOW QUALITY PROTEIN: protein WHAT'S THIS FACTOR 9, mitochondrial (The sequence of the model RefSeq protein was modified relative to this genomic sequence to represent the inferred CDS: inserted 1 base in 1 codon) — translation MKAFLSSLLKPXKLLPHQHHQCRGLIAKVRLKWVKNRTLDHVIDTETDLKAASLLKDAIKRSPTGFLTAKSFSDWQKLLGLTVPVLRFMRRYPTVFHEFPHPRYANLPCFKLTDTALLLDSQEHNIHQTHEADTVERLSRVLMMMRTKSLPLQSLYPLKWDLGLPDGFERVLVPKYPDCFRFVKGSDGVTRLKVVHCPDEYAVSALERSKEGGDVGDEYRQFKRGQTVLAFPMSFPRGYGAQKKVRAWMEEFQKLPYISPYEDSKHIDPNSELMEKRVVGVLHELLSLTIHKKTKRNYLRIIREELNLPHKFTRIFTRYPGIFYLSLKCKTTTVALREGYQRGKLVNPHPLARLREKFYHVMRTGLIYRGKGVYMLSQQDMLLDTVVTESGQDDYEEDEVGTGDECEEDEVSDLDSEASDDD, via the exons atgaaggctttcctctcttctctccttaAAC CAAAGCTCCTCCCTCACCAACACCACCAATGTCGCGGCCTAATCGCCAAGGTCCGCCTCAAATGGGTCAAGAACCGCACCCTAGACCACGTCATCGACACCGAGACCGATCTCAAAGCCGCCTCTCTCCTCAAGGACGCCATCAAGCGATCCCCAACTGGGTTCCTCACCGCCAAGTCCTTCTCCGATTGGCAGAAGCTTCTGGGCCTCACTGTCCCCGTCCTCCGCTTCATGCGCAGGTACCCTACTGTGTTTCACGAGTTCCCACACCCACGTTATGCCAACTTGCCCTGCTTTAAGTTAACCGACACCGCACTGTTGCTAGACTCACAAGAACACAACATACACCAAACCCATGAGGCTGACACTGTCGAGAGGCTTAGTAGAGTTCTTATGATGATGAGGACGAAAAGTTTGCCTCTGCAATCTTTGTACCCTTTGAAATGGGACTTGGGTTTGCCTGATGGGTTTGAGAGAGTGTTGGTTCCTAAGTACCCGGATTGTTTTCGATTTGTTAAAGGGTCGGATGGTGTTACTAGGTTGAAGGTGGTACATTGTCCTGATGAGTATGCTGTTTCGGCTTTGGAGAGGAGTAAGGAGGGTGGGGATGTTGGGGATGAGTATAGGCAGTTTAAGAGGGGGCAGACTGTGTTGGCTTTCCCCATGAGTTTTCCGAGGGGTTATGGGGCGCAGAAGAAGGTGAGGGCTTGGATGGAGGAGTTTCAGAAGTTGCCATACATTTCGCCGTATGAGGATTCTAAGCACATTGATCCTAATAGTGAACTTATGGAGAAAAGGGTTGTTGGAGTCTTGCATGagctgttgagcttgactatTCATAAGAAGACCAAGAGGAACTATCTGAGGATCATTAGAGAGGAGTTGAATCTTCCGCATAAGTTTACGAGGATCTTCACTAGGTATCCGGGGATTTTCTACCTTTCCTTGAAGTGTAAGACGACCACGGTAGCGCTCAGGGAAGGCTACCAGCGGGGGAAGCTAGTGAACCCGCATCCCCTCGCGCGTTTGAGAGAGAAATTTTATCATGTAATGAGAACGGGGCTTATTTATCGCGGTAAAGGTGTGTATATGTTGTCTCAGCAAGATATGTTGCTTGACACTGTAGTGACTGAAAGTGGTCAAGACGACTATGAAGAGGACGAGGTTGGAACAGGTGATGAATGCGAAGAGGATGAAGTATCAGACTTGGATTCAGAAGCATCTGATGATGATTGA
- the LOC126796918 gene encoding LOW QUALITY PROTEIN: F-box protein At3g58530 (The sequence of the model RefSeq protein was modified relative to this genomic sequence to represent the inferred CDS: deleted 2 bases in 1 codon) produces the protein MAKQTELGKCFVRWFRSGVYSVSFPSFTNLNITTSSTPKSEQLHNLVYSHQDWVDIDIKSDYTIILNYYPCASITGSGRKSTKYKVSAETPKWIQFVSKIRMEVEAGDELSWSRETVPKVMKIVSTRLPQRDLISLLLVSPWLNATLISHPSPWLLLDFREMNDAGNLLISALSLPRYRHVTQINLEFAQDIEDKHLEIIKNKCFDALQNLSFEVLNLNSCQKISDKGVQDMTGACANLKNFSIYWNVRVTDIGITHLVKNCKYIIDLNISGCKNLSDKSLQLVAQTYPDLESLNLTRCVKLTDSGLQQVLNCSSLQSLNLYALSSFTDAAYMRIYLLAQLKFLDLCGAQNLSDEGLSCIVRCNDLLFLSLTWCVRITDVGVIAIAESCTSLEYLSLFGIVGVTDACLVSLSRTFSNTMTTLDVNGCIGIKRRSRDELLKSDIHSS, from the exons ATGGCAAAACAAACTGAGCTGGGGAAATGCTTTGTTCGGTGGTTCCGGTCGGGGGTTTACTCTGTGTCCTTTCCAAGTTTTACCAATTTGAACATCACCACCAGTAGTACTCCCAAATCAGAACAACTCCACAATTTGGTGTATAGTCACCAAGATTGGGTTGATATTGACATTAAAAGCGACTATACCATTATT CTTAATTATTACCCGTGTGCTTCAataaccgggtcgggtcgcaAGTCTACGAAATACAAAGTGTCAGCAGAAACACCAAAGTGGATTCAATTTGTCTCAAAAATCAGAATGGAAGTAGAAGCAGGTGATGAGTTGAGTTGGAGCAGAGAAACAGTTCCCAAGGTTATGAAGATAGTGAGCACCAGACTCCCTCAGAGAGACCTCATCTCTCTCTTACTTGTCAGCCCATGGCTCAACGCTACTCTCATCTCCCACCCTTCCCCCTGGCTG CTTCTCGATTTTCGTGAGATGAATGATGCTGGGAATCTCCTAATATCTGCTCTGTCACTG CCGCGATATCGGCATGTGACGCAGATAAACCTTGAATTTGCACAAGATATTGAAGACAAACATCTTGAAATCATTAAGAACAAG TGTTTTGATGCTCTTCAAAACCTT AgttttgaagttttgaatCTGAATAGCTGCCAGAAGATTTCTGATAAGGGAGTTCAAGATATGACCGGTGCATGTGCCAATCTGAAGAACTTTTCTATATATTGGAACGTGAG GGTGACAGATATAGGTATAACACACCTAGTGAAGAACTGCAAGTATATCATTGATCTAAATATAAGTGGCTGTAAG AATCTTTCAGACAAAAGTTTGCAACTGGTTGCTCAGACTTATCCAGATTTGGAGTCGCTGAATCTGACAAG GTGTGTCAAGTTAACAGATTCTGGCTTGCAGCAGGTATTGAATTGTTCCAGTCTCCAGAGTCTGAACTTATATGCCCTATCTAG CTTCACTGATGCAGCTTACATGAGGATATATCTTCTTGCCCAGCTTAAATTCTTGGATCTATGTGGTGCCCAG AATCTATCAGATGAAGGGCTTTCTTGTATAGTTAGATGCAATgatcttctctttctcagttTGACATG GTGTGTCCGTATCACTGATGTTGGAGTCATAGCCATTGCAGAGAGTTGCACCTCTCTGGAATATCTCAG CTTATTTGGGATAGTTGGGGTGACTGATGCATGCCTAGTTTCCCTTTCAAGGACCTTTTCGAACACAATGACCACTCTTGATGTGAACGGATGTATTGGAATTAAG AGACGGAGTCGTGATGAATTGCTTAAATCTGACATTCA
- the LOC126797938 gene encoding DEAD-box ATP-dependent RNA helicase 37-like: MRSWADSVGNDEDHADVGSSDNIGSSRPSDNSSSSRPARSTYVPPHLRNRPLSADPPAPSHTALPPANVGYNGSAAVSTWGGGGGFRPDGGRGGYVGGGGGGGRGGGWNNRSGGWDRGREREVNPFGDEDTTVQAFEQENTGINFDAYEDIPVETSGSDVPPPVNTFAEIDLGEALNLNIKRCKYVRPTPVQRHAIPISLRGRDLMACAQTGSGKTAAFCFPIISGIMQGQYAQRPRGARTVYPLALILSPTRELSCQIHEETRKFAYQTGVKVVVAYGGAPINQQLRELERGVDILVATPGRLVDLLERARVSLQMIRYLALDEADRMLDMGFEPQIRKIVEQMDMPPPGMRQTMLFSATFPKEIQRLASDFLANYIFLAVGRVGSSTDLIVQRVEFVHESDKRSHLMDLLHAQRENGTHGKQALTLVFVETKKGADALEHWLCLNGFPATTIHGDRTQQEREHALRSFKSGHTPILVATDVAARGLDIPHVAHVVNFDLPNDIDDYVHRIGRTGRAGNSGLATAFFNENNLSMAKPLADLMQESNQEVPAWLTRYALRASYGGGKNRRSGGGRFGGRDFRRENSFNRGSDFYGGGNSGGGGYGGGGYGGGGYGGGSGGYGSGSGGYGGGYGPSAWD; encoded by the exons ATGAGGTCATGGGCTGATTCTGTAGGTAATGATGAAGACCATGCCGACGTTGGTTCGTCTGACAATATAGGCTCATCACGCCCATCGGACAATAGCAGCTCGTCTCGTCCTGCACGGTCGACTTATGTTCCGCCACATCTTCGTAATAGGCCTCTGTCTGCTGATCCTCCGGCTCCTTCGCACACTGCCCTGCCACCAGCCAATGTAGGTTATAATGGGTCTGCAGCTGTGTCTACctggggtggtggtggtggttttaGGCCTGATGGTGGGCGTGGGGGGTATgtaggtggtggtggtgggggtGGTCGAGGTGGTGGTTGGAACAATAGAAGTGGCGGGTGGGACCGTGGGAGGGAGCGGGAAGTAAATCCCTTTGGTGATGAAGATACCACAGTACAGGCCTTTGAGCAAGAAAACACGGGCATCAATTTTGATGCTTACGAGGATATCCCAGTGGAAACTAGTGGATCTGATGTGCCACCACCCGTGAATACTTTTGCAGAGATAGATCTAGGGGAGGCATTGAATTTAAACATTAAGAGATGCAAGTATGTGAGGCCAACTCCTGTTCAGCGTCATGCAATACCGATCTCTCTTCGAGGACGAGATTTGATGGCCTGTGCTCAGACAGGTTCTGGCAAGACAGCTGCGTTCTGCTTCCCAATTATTAGTGGGATCATGCAGGGGCAGTATGCTCAGAGACCTCGTGGAGCACGTACCGTCTACCCTCTCGCTCTTATCCTCTCCCCTACTAGAGAACTCTCATGTCAG ATACATGAAGAAACTAGAAAGTTTGCTTATCAAACTGGTGTCAAGGTGGTAGTTGCTTACGGAGGAGCGCCAATAAACCAACAG TTGAGAGAGCTCGAAAGAGGAGTAGATATTCTTGTGGCAACTCCGGGTCGGTTGGTAGATCTACTGGAGAGAGCTAGAGTATCATTGCAGATGATACGATATTTGGCTCTAGATGAGGCAGATCGGATGCTGGACATGGGTTTTGAGCCTCAAATCAGGAAAATAGTGGAACAGATGGATATGCCTCCCCCAGGTATGAGACAGACCATGCTATTCAGTGCAACCTTTCCAAAGGAGATACAG AGACTGGCATCGGATTTTCTGGCAAACTATATATTTTTGGCTGTTGGAAGGGTTGGTTCAAGTACTGATCTCATTGTTCAAAGAGTTGAATTCGTTCATGAATCTGATAAGAGAAGTCATCTAATGGACCTCCTTCATGCACAAAGGGAAAATGGAACTCATGGCAAg CAAGCTTTGACATTAGTTTTTGTGGAGACAAAGAAGGGAGCAGACGCACTTGAACACTGGTTATGTCTCAATGGGTTTCCGGCAACTACTATTCATGGGGACAGAACACAACAG GAAAGAGAACATGCACTGAGATCATTTAAGAGTGGACATACACCAATTTTAGTGGCAACAGATGTAGCAGCACGTGGGCTGGATATTCCCCACGTCGCTCACGTGGTAAATTTTGATCTTCCAAATGACATTGACGATTATGTTCACCGGATAGGAAGGACAGGGCGGGCAGGAAATTCAGGACTGGCAACAGCATTCTTTAACGAGAATAACCTTTCGATGGCAAAACCACTTGCTGATCTAATGCAAGAATCAAATCAGGAAGTACCTGCTTGGCTTACTCGATACGCATTGAGGGCTTCTTATGGTGGTGGTAAGAACCGACGATCTGGGGGAGGCCGTTTTGGTGGACGTGACTTCAGAAGGGAGAATTCTTTCAACAGGGGTTCAGATTTCTATGGAGGGGGAAACAGCGGTGGTGGTGGATATGGTGGCGGCGGGTATGGCGGTGGGGGTTATGGTGGTGGAAGCGGCGGTTATGGTAGTGGAAGTGGGGGTTATGGTGGTGGTTATGGTCCGAGTGCTTGGGACTAG